A single window of Gavia stellata isolate bGavSte3 chromosome 14, bGavSte3.hap2, whole genome shotgun sequence DNA harbors:
- the IDS gene encoding iduronate 2-sulfatase translates to MNVLFIVVDDLRPVLGCYGDKLVKSPNIDQLASQSIVFSNAYAQQAVCAPSRVSFLTGRRPDTTRLYDFYSYWRVHAGNYSTMPQYFKENGYVTLSVGKVFHPGVSSNYSDDYPYSWSIPPFHPSTEKYENDKTCRGKDGKLYANLVCPVDVTEMPGGTLPDIQSTEEAMHLLNVMKTKKQKFFLAVGYHKPHIPLRYPQEFLRLYPLENMTLAPDPWVPEKLPSVAYNPWMDIRQRDDVEALNVSFPYGPLPDDFQRQIRQSYYAAVSYLDMQVGLLLNALDDEGLSNSTIVVFTADHGWSLGEHGEWAKYSNFDVATRVPLMFYVPGMTTSSASRGERVFPYLDPFSHILGLVPQGQSKKVVELVSLFSTLAELAGLQVPPVCPETSFHVALCTEGASIVRYFNASEEEVGEEKDGCDDTYRCFNEEPVAFSQYPRPADTPQWNSDKPKLKDIRIMGYSMRTVDYRYTIWVQFNPNNFSANFDDVHAGELYMVETDPNQDYNIYNNTLHGWFFKKILGFLKH, encoded by the exons ATGAATGTCCTCTTTATAGTTGTGGATGATCTGCGTCCTGTTTTGGGCTGTTATGGAGATAAGCTTGTGAAATCTCCAAACATTGATCAACTTGCTTCTCAAAGTATTGTATTCAGCAATGCATATGCACAG CAAGCCGTGTGTGCTCCCAGTAGAGTGTCATTTCTTACTGGACGCAGACCTGATACTACCCGACTGTATGACTTCTACTCCTACTGGAGAGTACATGCAGGAAACTATTCCACGATGCCCCAGTATTTCAAGGAGAATGGCTACGTGACGCTATCTGTGGGGAAGGTTTTTCATCCTG GGGTTTCATCCAATTACAGTGATGACTATCCATACAGCTGGTCTATTCCACCCTTTCATCCTTCAACTGAAAAGTATGAAAATGATAAG acttgCAGGGGAAAAGATGGAAAACTTTATGCTAACTTGGTGTGCCCAGTGGATGTGACAGAAATGCCCGGTGGTACTCTGCctgacattcagagcactgaAGAGGCCATGCACTTACTGAATGTTATGAAAACCAAGAAGCAAAAATTCTTCCTGGCTGTCGGTTACCACAAACCACATATCCCGCTGAGGTACCCACAG gaatttctCAGGTTGTACCCGTTGGAAAACATGACATTAGCCCCAGATCCCTGGGTGCCTGAGAAACTACCTTCTGTGGCATACAACCCCTGGATGGATATCAGACAGAGGGATGATGTGGAAGCATTAAATGTTAGTTTCCCTTATGGACCACTTCCAGATGACTTCCAG CGGCAGATTCGTCAGAGCTATTACGCAGCAGTTTCTTACCTGGATATGCAAGTTGGCCTGCTTTTGAATGCTTTGGATGATGAAGGACTCTCAAATAGCACAATAGTAGTTTTTACTGCTGATCATG GATGGTCCCTGGGAGAACATGGTGAATGGgcaaaatacagcaattttGATGTTGCTACCCGTGTGCCGCTGATGTTTTATGTACCAGGAATGACAACTTCCTCTGCTAGTCGAGGAGAGAGGGTCTTTCCCTACCTTGATCCTTTTAGCCATATTTTAGGCTTGGTGCCTCAAG GGCAAAGCAAAAAAGTGGTTGAGCTTGTGTCTCTGTTTTCAACGCTTGCGGAACTTGCTGGTCTGCAAGTTCCTCCTGTGTGCCCAGAGACTTCATTTCATGTTGCACTGTGCACTGAGGGGGCAAGCATTGTCCGGTATTTTAATGCCTCTGAAGAggaggtgggggaagagaaggatggGTGTGATGACACTTACAGGTGTTTTAATGAAGAACCTGTTGCTTTCAGCCAATATCCCCGCCCTGCAGACACTCCTCAGTGGAACTCTGACAAGCCGAAGCTGAAAGACATCAGAATCATGGGCTATTCCATGCGTACAGTTGACTACAGGTATACCATATGGGTTCAGTTTAATCCAAACAACTTCAGTGCTAACTTTGACGATGTCCATGCAGGAGAGTTGTACATGGTGGAGACTGATCCAAACCAGGATTATAACATCTATAACAATACCTTACATGGTtggtttttcaaaaaaattcttGGCTTCCTGAAGCACTAG